The following are encoded together in the Salvia hispanica cultivar TCC Black 2014 chromosome 6, UniMelb_Shisp_WGS_1.0, whole genome shotgun sequence genome:
- the LOC125194718 gene encoding transcription factor TEOSINTE BRANCHED 1-like, which yields MLPSGDNPLIKKPPFQLHDQIQNPIIDESPFFSNFPSPFFDEHQLIFPDFHSNSNSNSKPPLPSSDHHPPKPKQKQAVPRKRTGKKDRHSKICTAKGIRDRRMRLSLQVARKFFDLQDMLGYDKASKTIEWLFSKSNKAMKDLTNTKDGKFASESGENCSNNAKAKAQCRTEEKVMVKRVESSPNQNVLDKLGSSSSSPPLDRERVCVADDVGTIEKLLGNSTSDHYNCSTFMGFLGNWDLLEQ from the coding sequence ATGTTACCATCGGGAGATAACCCTCTAATCAAAAAGCCTCCTTTTCAGCTTCACGATCAAATTCAAAACCCTATAATCGATGAATCCCCATTTTTCTCCAACTTCCCCTCCCCATTCTTCGATGAACACCAACTCATCTTCCCGGACTTCcactccaattccaattccaattccaaacCCCCCCTGCCATCATCAGATCATCACCCCCCAAAACCTAAACAGAAGCAAGCAGTCCCGAGGAAGAGGACCGGAAAGAAAGACCGGCACAGCAAGATTTGCACTGCGAAAGGGATCCGAGACAGGAGAATGAGGCTCTCCCTTCAAGTCGCGAGGAAATTCTTCGATCTCCAAGACATGCTGGGCTACGACAAAGCGAGCAAAACCATCGAGTGGCTTTTCAGCAAATCCAACAAGGCGATGAAGGACCTCACCAACACCAAGGATGGTAAGTTCGCGTCGGAATCCGGGGAGAACTGCTCGAACAATGCAAAGGCGAAAGCGCAGTGCAGAACAGAGGAGAAGGTGATGGTAAAGCGGGTCGAATCGAGCCCTAATCAGAATGTTTTAGACAAATTAGGGTCTTCGAGCAGCAGTCCTCCATTAGATCGAGAAAGGGTTTGTGTAGCGGACGATGTCGGAACAATCGAGAAGCTTCTGGGGAATTCCACTTCTGATCATTACAACTGCTCTACTTTCATGGGATTTCTTGGAAACTGGGACCTGCTTGAGCAATGA